tGTATTTCAGCAAGGGACAGAAATCCTATTCATTACCTCAATTTGTGTTATTTAAAGCATAGCATACCTTGCAAAAGCCCTTTTCCCCAGCCAGTCTGCAATCAAAGTGATTTGCACGGGTTGCACTGACTTCACTTTCTCATTCACTTTATCTATTAGGTGCTTGTGCAGTTggatcatcatagaatcatggaatggtttgggttagaagggaccttaaatctcatgcagttccaacccccttccactagaccaggttcctccaagccccgtccaacctggccttgaacactgccagggatggagcagccacagcttttctggcaccctgtgccagcgcctcagcaccctcacagggaagagcttcttcctgatgtctaatctcaatctcctgtcaggttaaagccattcccccttgttctgtcatgGCTGGTAttatgaaaggggaaaaaaatcctgttctcCTCTATTTTCAGCAACACTGGCAAACACTATCACtccagaaagcaaacacagaaatatcaaGAGTTTTATGTGTAAAAGCTGTTGAGGGATTAAAGTATCTGTATGTTTTATTGGTAACTTTTTATTGTGTGTGTTCTAAACTGAAAACGGAACAAAACAAAGGAGCAGCTCCTGAGAATGTTACCCAGGATTATACTTACCAACTTGCAAGCTTGGAAGGGCTGTTCCAGCAAATGAGCCATGTCCATCAGTGATTCAGTCGTTGCTGCATATGGCTTTGTGAGATGTCTGTAGCTTTGTGAAAATTGATTTTCAGGGACTGCAGGGAGAGTACAGTTGTAACAAAGGTGTTTCTGGTAGAGTACAAACAACCAAATGCCCTTTCCTCTGTTGAAGAGGATGACAAGAATCTCCTAAAAGATAACACCACTCAGGTAAGTTTCAGAAATTGTAACTGTAACCCTTTGTGTGAATGTAAGATATTGTATGTATGATACCACTTAGAGATTAAACCTTGACTGCATATacttttaatatgttttattttctctctttgcccATCTTTGTTGCATTGATCCCTTTTGTAACACTTaaatttcacagatttttttgtttcttttttttgtcaatgGTCTTTTATGACCAGTTCAggtcaaatattttaaaaatacactcaGAATTTAAGCTTTTCAAATGCTTGCATCAGAATAAATACCTTAACCATGTACTTTGAAAATCATCACAAATAAATGTAGTAAGAAGACAttagagcaaaaccaaaaatttCATTTGGAATTCAAATGGAATTACTTTTTAGGAGAAGAAAGGTGGTGTATTTGTTACAAAACTGAAGAAGAATGGAGTCAATGTGGAAATCAAGCCTGCCTGGATTGAAGCACCCCAAGATTTTAAAGGTGTAATATTGCTTCCATAAAGCTGAAAAAGGCTTCTTTCTTACCTGAAAATAGTGTAATGTTTTCCTCTTGTATCACTGGTAAAACATGGGTAATTTTAAAACCATCTCAGAAGACAGAACTTCCTCTGGGAATTCCAATTTAGATTGCACAATGCTGCAAACAGAGAACAAAGATTACCTTCCATACATTTCACATTACTTCCTAAAACCATGTTTAAATGTCATTCATTTCTTGGCAACATGATAAGGCCCAGCCAGTATTTCCCTCTGTGCcagaaaatgctgttaaatTCATGGGATtgcaaatccttttttttaCTGGGAGTTGCTTGCAGTAAGATTCCAAAATAAATttacaaagaagaaatgaaagcttgACCCAGATTTTCTTCGTAGATAAAGCCTGTTCCATAGTAGCAGCAATAGGACTCCTTAAGAGCAGAGAGTTGTATTAATGTTTACTCATTAATTTCTCTTAGGAGATGGATTTCTTTTTGAGCAGACAGGAAGTAAACtgtaaatagagaaaaatacaaaagtaagCTCTTTCAGAGAGGCATGAGGTTTCTTCTAGATTAATATCCTGTAATTCCGTGCAGTTTATTTGAACCCATAATCTGGATGCCAAATACACTTTTAAATATGCTCaactattttaatttaaaatgacaaGGGCATGTAATATTCACGTTAAGATGTATGTTAACTGCATGAAGTTAATGATAGTGGAATAACACTATTGTAATTTTAGActtggaagcagaaagaaagactACTCACAGGTCCCTGCAaggaccacagctctttgccaGCCTTTCGGAAACAGCAGAGTACAGTGAGGAATCCATCTCAGCACCACCTGTAGAGTCATTACAGGTAAGCAAGTAGGTGTTGAGGAAAACTGTAAAAGGCTGTCatcagagctgagctccaaaacAATACAGGTATGAAGAGGTGTGATCATACTCATATAATCTCTCAGAAATTAATGCTTTGGGCTATAATATACAGTACTCATTTAAATTTGCTGGTAAGGACATGCTAGAATAGGAAGgcccaaagcaaaacaattatCAGTAAggacaaaaccagcaaaacaaattaacaaTACTTAGATTCCTACTAATTTTCTTCTAATTCATTATTGAATCTGCCATTAGCAAATACTTATTGCTATATGTTGGCAAGTTGATACTTAATATTCAGTAAAGGTGTCTTGGAAGTAAatagtgatttatttttattggaagAAGCTGTGGATCTTTAATGCAGCTAATGGGAAATTGAGTGTAGTAGATATTCCTTAAAGCAATGCATTCCAGTGCAGTTTGCCTCAAATAACATCTTTAGCTGATTTTCTACTCTTATAtacattttgcaaatatttgcttATTCAGGCTAAAGGattaacttttatttcagtttgcaaGTTCTCCTGCAGTGACTAGCAGGAAAAGCTTAGCAAGCACACAGCTGTCACGGATCCAGAGGGAGACAAACTTCCTCAAGTAAGTGTCTTTTCCTGGTAACATGTTTGTCCTTGGAAAGTAACTGAGCAATTGGTTTTTGCAGCTAAGTTGATAATGCTGTGGGGCTCTGTGAAAGTGAGGAAAGCAAAGGCAGACTCTGGCTCATAATTGGATAATATGATCTAGGTAGGGCTTTGAAAATCCTTTCTCCTGCATATAGTTTTATTTACACTTCACCATAGGCAGTTATCAACTATCTTATCAGCCTTTAAAAGAATATTCCTAGCACCTGTAGGATCAGAGGAAAAGCTGTCTTTTCAAACTGGAGTACAGCCCTCACTGCTGTAGGTAAAAACTGCTCATGGGAGTAGTCTCACAGAACTTTAGCACTTGTCAGTATTAAAAGGGTTCTGTGATCTACATCAGTGATTCCCCATGGTGCAGCAGTGAGATGTGATACAGATTGTATGTCAGGAGACTTTACCTCTATAGCAGCCAGAGAGCTTTCTACCTTGCAAAGCTGTTTATAGCTCAGAATCTCATGTCATGGATGCTGGGGCATAGTCTGATGGACACCACAGCCTGGAAACCACAAATGAGAAATCAGTGGCCTAAGTCCTGTCACAGCACGTTCCAGATTATTCATTATTATGCAGCAGTACAAGCTCAGTCAGtttattcttattttcagatgtgcctgctgctctgcacctcGCCTGTCTGACCCCTTGGCTCATTTCTGTCAGAAATGTGGATGTCCTGTCCCACCTCTGCCAGTACGTTGCTTTTCACCCCCTGAAGGATCACAGGTCAGTGAAACATCATAACAATCAACAAATTATctttggagaaaacaaaatcttcagCAAATTACACATGCAATGCTGGTAGATCCATTAGTCACTCCTTCATGGTCCCAACGTAAGAGggatatggagctgttggagcaagtccagaggaggtcacaaAGATGCTAAAAGGGCTGAAGCACCCCTGCTCTTGAGGTAGGCcaagagagctgggcttgttaagactggagaaggctctgtggacaccttagagcagcttccagtgcctaaaggggccaacaagaaatctggagaggggcttttgacaaggacctgtagggacaggacaagggggaatggctttaacctgacagagggaagactgagatgagacattaggaagaaattcttccctgtgagggtgctgaggccctggcacagggtgcccagagaagctgtggctgccccatccctggaagtgttcaaggccaggttggacacaggggcttggagcaacctgttccagtggaaggtgtccctgcctgtggcaggggttggaactgaatgagctttaagatcacttccaacccaaattagTCTGTGATTTTAAGATTTTgttcatacaatcatagaatagtcacTGGATCCAATGTAATTCTTAAATGATGGGCAACATTAACCATAAATTCCTTCAAGtgcaatatattttaataacGGAAACAACGAGAAAGtaaactgtgttttatttgccAGTGTCAGGAAACATTGCCAAATTTGGGTTCCTCTCATCCTGCAAGAACCACCACTGCATCTTCAGGACCTGCATGTGTATCTTACTCCAATGCTAACTAGTGCTTATGTCATAGCTGTAGAAGATTCATCTAGTATGCCTGAAACCTTACATGGTGGCATGTGTAGGCATATATGTAAGAACACTAAGTTTTTAGTGATGCCTGTAACTGTCTTCTCTAAGCTCTTCCCAAGAGATAATAACTTGATCTAACAAGTCAGTGGTGTATATTTTTCCTGTATCATCAGAAAAATGTCTGGAGCAATGCTGTAGTTTCAAGTGATGACTGAGGATATTCACCACCTCTTTAGATGAGGTTCATAATTAGGATGATTTCAACTACTACATTTTATAGTAGCTATTTAGTTCTATTGAAAATTAACTTAGTATCTTTCTGGCATATTTTAGTTGTCAGTAAAGTCACTCTTTCCTGTTGTCTTCATATTTTCTCAATAGCCTTTTATCTTTAAGGATCAGTATCAGCATCTGTGGCTCTCAGTTGCTATGTTTCCAGTGACTTTGCTGCTGATGTAAGCTCTAaccaggaaaacactgaaaatcttATGACATGCTGTCATGTGGCTGTTTCTTCAGATGGCGCCATGTCTTGAATGCAGACATCTTGTGCCAATGAATACACCCTCTTGCATTGTATGTGAGTCACCAATAGCTCCACAGCTGCAGCCCCAAACCAACATGTGTGTAAAGGTAATTAAGAATAAATCTAACAAAATAACAGTTTACCTCCTGGCATGCGTTTTTCTAACAGATGACTTCATTACAACTATTCTGCACCAGCTTGGTTTTGTATAATTTCATTATGAGAGGCTTAAGAGTTAGTAGGATTAAAACCACCTTGAATAGAAATAACCATTAAAGGTAAACCACATAAGCTCAGGAAGGCATATTGCAGAGCACATGATGTAGCAGTGTGAATGACAGGAACACGCACATTTGTGTTCAGGAAAGAtatattccatgattctataatttctGGCCTTAGTATTACTAAGCATTTTAAGTTAATTAAATATGTCCTCATTACTCTGCTTACCTTATTTGACTGTAAGTGCTTAGCACAGGTGAGCTGGCAGGACTGCGGTAGTGGGTAGATGCCCAAAATGTTCAAGCACAGTCTTAGTGATCCAAAAGTGCTGGTGATCTCAAATAGACAAAATGTGCCCTACAAAATACTCCCTCCCCAAGGGTATGTGGATGCATATAGGGGCCATCCTCAACCCCTTCTGTCAGGGAAAAGGGTGTGAGGAGGGAAGAACTGATACTGCATGTCCACAATTGACAGATTATAGACATTGCCCCAAATATGATGTTTTATGGCAGCCCTGATGTAGTACAAAGGCAGACCTGAACTGTTTGgtggcaaaaataaaatagtagaCCCATtcttctcagctctgctggaaaattGCTGTTAATACTGACTGCGCTAGGGCACCCTCAGGGGGATAATAATAATCATTTTCCTTGCAGATACTGGACTTTCTGGTTATGTGAATGCAGTGACTAAGTAAACTAGTACATGCAAAGATCTAGAGGTATTGATGCTGGCTCTCCTGAGGAAATTGTACCATAGTTTAAATTGTCATCAGGAGCCATAGATGTGCGATGAGCAAGCAATATGGCCTAACTAAAGCCTGAAGCCCACACACAGACTTTAAGGATCTCTTATCCCTGCAGGGCTGAACCACAGCACTTTGTATGATCAAGTCAAATACTGAGTAAAATGTATTCTTTCTCTATTTAAAAGGGCAAAGTAATTTGTCAGGCATGTGGCACAGGAAATCCTCTTCACCATAAACACTGTGTGACTTGTGAAAGCAGACTGCCTGAAATACAGATGGTAAGGCTTCTTCCATCAATCACACTAGACttaaccaaaccaaaaaacaacattatttttctttggaaaactgaaGCCATATCCCTGTGTCCCTATGTTACAAAAACAGAGATTCCCTCCCCCTTGGGATATTGAAGCTCAGTGCTCCCACAGGTGCTCCATCACAAATGTCCGGCTAAACATAAGCGTACCTGCAAGTTAATACAATTATAATACAAACATCCTGAGTTCTTAAACTGTCAGTAGCTAGAGGCAAAGGTCTCTTGTACAACCACTGAGGTGTTATTTCACAGTGAATTTAAGTAGGAAGTTGTACTTACCTAAAATAAACATATGCTTAGTTCTTCACTGGTTGTAGACATTAAGACGTAGCTGCATATGTAGTTAGGCTTATGCCTTGAATGGTGAGACCTGTAGTAGCTAAGGGAGAAAGTTAAATGCTTACAAAGAATTATGAATAGTAATCAGAaattttactattaaaaatGGTTAATTAGCAATAACCAATAGTAATTCCTGAATAAGTAATAATTAGTAACAAATCTGATATTACTATTAATGGCTATTAAATAATTTAGATTTAGAGCATATTTAGACTTGTGCTTCTGTAAATATTATCTTCCAAGTAAACCCCAAAATCACATCAAATTGCAGTTGAGGCCGCAGATGAAAATAGGGCTAGTgcctgtttgcttgtttgctgttGTGGTGTCTGCAACCAGAATAAATTTCCTGGGATCTGTTCCTTATCCATATTCCTGATTTgtagagaaaataaacagcataaGCCCTGAGGCAAAACCTAACAAACCATTTTTAAGACCTCTTTGTCCTAACTAGGTTCTATAATCAACCTCTAGAAGTTTcagctgaaaatctgttttcttttgcatacCCATGTAAGTTAATTGTAGTAGAAGCTAGGGAATATATAACTTGTACAAggtaaaaaagtgaaaaatgaaaaaacccaaaccaacctgAGGTAACAAATATCAAAGTGAGAGAAAACTCATTGTCTGAACACACTCTCCCTGCCATACTACTACAAAGAAAGgtacaaagaaaaatacctgttgtgttttgtgtttatcAACAGAGACATCTCCATCTTAATGTTGAGTCTACTTGGGGCCATATTAGTAAACACTCAGTGTAAAAGGACACTGATTGATAaggttgtgttttctttccttagttctactaaaaatattttaaaatgaataaatgccACGTTttactgtgggttttttatgaaaaaaataataataaatttagGTCAGAGCCAAGTCAGTCTGATGCTTATTCTCagctgagcaacctgctctagtagcAGgttttccctgcctgtggcagggggtcaGAACTGGATGAgtgttaaggtcccttccaacccaaaccagtctgggattctgtggtgCTTCTATGAAATAATTCTGTTAGGCTGAATATTACTTAATGTTATCAAAGTAGCTTGCTTGCCCTCTTATTTGGCTTGTGACCTTTCTTTCAGAAGAAGTATTTTCTCTCtaattcttgttttgttttaattagcCCATGTTCGGAGACACCCCCCCACCTTACCACAGCCAGCAAAGCAAGACAGTTTCATGCTCAAAGTGCCATCGTGTTAATCGAAGTGATGCCCATTTCTGTGACTGGTGTGGAGCCAAGGCACGTGCTATCCATCCTTGTGCTGACAAATCTCTATCTACTCATCCATGACCTACAGCATTTTCAAACTTCTCTTTGCAAAACTCTCAGTTAGTATACAGCTTTTTACTGTCAAAGTACTTCAAGCACATAGGATTAcgtaaagaaaaattaaaggctTAGATGACATCCTGACCCCACATCAGTAGTTGACTGAAGGGTTTAGGTATGTAAACAAATTACCATTGGTCAAGAAGCATCAGCTCACCTGAGAAGCAATAGCTGTGTCAAAGTAACTGATCCACCAAAGGTCAATGTATAGACTGACCTAATGCAAGTTCTCCCATAGATACTCTTTTCCAATATGAGCCGAATCTGCATTAAACTTGAAAGACACAGCTCTGCCTACATAACCAGTGGTCCTCCACTGTACTGTGGGCACTCTGGGGAGGTGGTGGCAGAATTGAAGTGGAAAGAATAGCAGTCAGTATTCAGTATCAGTGCACCAGACTAGTAATTATAGGACTTGGCCAAAGaaaattgctattttttaaaatttaaataacatACCATAATCTGAAAAATGTTTGCCTCCATAGCATAATGCTGAGATACCTGAAAAGTTGGTGTCTTGCATCTACCAGCGTTAGCAACCTGTTATCCTGGTTAATATTACTTACCAAATAGCTTTTGATAGTGCTACTTTACTTTCTTTTAGTTCATGCCACTGCTTTTATAATTCCTGAACCGTGCATCAGATGTTCCTGTACTGACAAGTGTTTCATTGAACTTTCCAGCCTGGACCTCCTCCATCCTACTTTTCTTGTTTCAAGTGTGGTACAAGCAATTATCCGTATGCTCGCTTCTGTGGGTCCTGTGGTGTTTACATAGAGCCCCCATCAAGGGTGGGTTCTCCCACCAGCAGTCTCATGGATGCTGGGGACTCAGTGGGGGTTTCTGAGGTAAGACACACAGTATTACAAAGGCAAGTTTAAAGACAGCTAAGAGCCTAGTCCACTGCAGGTGGAGATCAGCACAACCCCATTCATCTCCTCTTTGAGACAAGGCTGTGgcctatgagggtgctgagggcaAAAACAAGGATATGTTTGTACTGAGAACTGCTTTCTGACAATTAGTAGCCTTATCCAAAGGCCTTAATCAAGCCTTATTCTAAATAGCAAAGTAAGAAACAATCAGCTTTTCAAAAGTCTTAGCTCTTAAGGTACTTCTATCTTATTACTTGTGAATTATTTGTGTCCAGCTAATACAGGGTATTTTTGCATGCACATGTaacactgtttttaaaactgcattgaGAAAGAGCACAATACTTAGCCAAGACCAGCTTTTGTCCTGCAAAGGCATACATACTGCTGGCAATGGTGGagagttttgcttttgcttgaaTATTTGTGTCAAGTTGCATCATTGTTACAAACTGGTAACTAAAATCAGGAATTGTTAATGATCCTTCCTGCTAGCTTTTTCATTCCTGGACAATTCTGTGTACTGTTCTAGGCAATTTTTGCTTGTAAGCCATTTCAATCTATCTAATTATATTACATacacttttccttcccctctaccCCACACACAGCCTAAACGATTTCAAGCTCAAGTTGCCTGGCAGCCTCTTCCTATTTCCTTGCCCAAATCAAGGCCAGAactaaaagaaagagaagataaaggAACTCAAACCATTGGACTTTTTTACCCATCAAGCAAACTGTTGGAAAAGAAGGAGCTTGAGCTGatttcacaaaaagaaaaactggaaaagatgaGTGATCATAAGCCTCTCCTGACAGCTATTAGTCCTGGAAAAGGTTAGGAATTTTGATTTTATGTGTTCTAAACAAAGATGCAATGTATGACCTTGCTTTTTCTGGAAGATTTTATAATCTTGGAATGTGCCATCAGTAGGACACTGATTTATATCTTTACAAGTCTGTCTTCCCACCAGTCACTTGTAAATGCAGTGCCTTGGAATTCAGCCACTGATCTCCATCAGCAGCTACAACAGCTGATAAGATCACAGCTCTTCAAAAATATGATGAGGCTTTTGTATGTGAAAAACTTGTTTGGGGTCCTGTTGTGGAATAAATTGTGGAAGCtttggaagcaaaggaaaataaactagGGAAAGGGATTCTTAAAGAGGATTACAAAACCCAGGGTTGTTAGAAACCTTGAGGGCTCTTGTAGGCCCCCATCTTCAAGCCCTGCAAAGGTATCAGTACATCTACATCACTCACTGCGGAGCCTGTCCATGCACAAGCTCCT
This window of the Melopsittacus undulatus isolate bMelUnd1 chromosome 3, bMelUnd1.mat.Z, whole genome shotgun sequence genome carries:
- the DZANK1 gene encoding LOW QUALITY PROTEIN: double zinc ribbon and ankyrin repeat-containing protein 1 (The sequence of the model RefSeq protein was modified relative to this genomic sequence to represent the inferred CDS: substituted 1 base at 1 genomic stop codon) yields the protein MTAGSVSVPQVIPLRIPLPGKAKHEIDTNTLVEIKSDTPDVSIFYTLDGSKPELFRKPGYGEHNTFKYKGPIMLPAGKIMVKALAVTKDCRESTVVTKVFLVEYKQPNALSSVEEDDKNLLKDNTTQEKKGGVFVTKLKKNGVNVEIKPAWIEAPQDFKDLEAERKTTHRSLQGPQLFASLSETAEYSEESISAPPVESLQFASSPAVTSRKSLASTQLSRIQRETNFLKCACCSAPRLSDPLAHFCQKCGCPVPPLPVRCFSPPEGSQMAPCLECRHLVPMNTPSCIVCESPIAPQLQPQTNMCVKGKVICQACGTGNPLHHKHCVTCESRLPEIQMPMFGDTPPPYHSQQSKTVSCSKCHRVNRSDAHFCDWCGAKPGPPPSYFSCFKCGTSNYPYARFCGSCGVYIEPPSRVGSPTSSLMDAGDSVGVSEPKRFQAQVAWQPLPISLPKSRPELKEREDKGTQTIGLFYPSSKLLEKKELELISQKEKLEKMSDHKPLLTAISPGKGYWRKQLDHICAHLRSYAQNNLDFRALIGEPRMGKINSATISEDDYEVTITLNYALAINKNIHTNKPVKFSNPYLGAATEVRDGQDGSQTSLGKDDHNLFHSRDKNQQIKSRPLIEKQDNLPPEPRQLLDKLGPNGKGRIPLVEQLLCEGADPNGTSDEDQPALTSAVCNKHTEAISLLVQKAADNNQQSGPXHNTALHEAVLLGSGEECIQFSYSNCNANIKRNTEGQSAYSLAVTGGNNELISLFTRKFKQGTVDKSVKPRNTGHASVIDSPQD